The Amycolatopsis sp. DG1A-15b genome window below encodes:
- a CDS encoding non-ribosomal peptide synthetase: protein MNVRDPVAEEVLPLSSLQEGLFFHAQHDTQGPDVYLVQSGLVLEGAIREQELRAACDRVVQRHSALRAGFLGLSSGRIVQVVPAAVTVPFEVTDLSHVPAARQRSELTDLLDRDRLRRFDLGNAPALRFLLVRLGRRRAALVLSIHHILVDGWSMSVLWRDLMRAYSGVESAPPANYSAYLGWLGRQNRTDAIEAWRSALAGLDEPALVVPDTGERTAALPSRIITELPAGLTAALDREARARRLTLNTIVQGVWGLLLSNRLGRRDVVFGATVSVRPAEVPGVEDMVGLLVTTVPVRVTVDPGEPLTRMFTRIQRQQSALIAHHHLGLANIQRAVGLGDLFDTVIVFESQPAGEPEVFGALRATALPDDSKSGVMHYPLSLAVHPGEQMSLHLSFRADLIDRDAVDRLAAGLVSVMETVVDDPDRVAGRLERAPVGTGARLAGADSPTVRPVPRTTLPELFQEQAARTPGATAVVHKGHTLTYRELDRRANRLARVLRLRGVERGHVVAVALPRSLELMIALYAVHKAGAAYLPVDPDLPAERAGIMCADARATVTVTERTYEELVKAVPGRLTLGAAAPEDPAYVIYTSGSTGRPKGVVVPHSAIVNRLLWMQDHFGLEPGERVLHKTPVGFDVSVWELFWPLLAGATVVLADPGGHTDPAYLARLIETEKVTTAHFVPTMLDAFIRARETTGTRLRRVICSGEQLDRELAGRAHAVLGVAPHNLYGPTEAAVDVTAWQYDPGDRRAGVPIGLPIWNTQVHLLDHNLHPVPAGETGELYLAGAGLAHGYTGRPDLTADRFVACPFGASGGRMYRTGDLGRRGPDGALEYQGRVDDQVKIRGVRVEPDEVSAVLAGHPAVRRALVVARKAPTSGNRLVAYVVPAEAASADLRGYLEARLPSYLVPTAFVGLGSIPVTANGKVDRRALPEPAKRDGPPPRRPQNAGERALSAAFAEVLGVAEVGTGEDFFELGGDSISSIHLAVKAREAGFVVTTHDIFRYRTVRELIVHARPGDRPPDGEPVPAAMALAPAEAEILDRHYPEREAVWPVSPLQEGLLFHADCSAGEVDVHVVQIALTLTGEVRAADLRAAWRALVRRHGALRAAFPRLPSGRPVQVLPSGVDPVWSEVELVDDLPALLASDRLTPFDLNSPTPARLMLVRESSGKTTVVLTLHHIVVDGWSIPTLLRDLFALYKGDELPGPASYGDYLAWVTRQDRSSAAAVWASALAGLNRAALVAPGIRSAATAVLPARISTQLPVEASRRIAAAARAGGITVNTLTQVAWSLLLARLLDTEDVVFGATVSGRSPEVPAVSEIVGLLINTVPVRVRIRPDERLIDLLTRVQDEQSALVAQHHLGLTEIHRAVGRTALFDTTVVFENYPIDKFGDYGQAGRNPLGEIGLDLGFVEMAAHDAFHYPLRLMAACDDRIFLRIDYREELFDESVLWSWIEWLVHVFESFESDPNTLIHRVLRAKLAGCPMVPASTPDRPGAVGHEPSVPSEAGVELMRRLRPIAAEVLGLPSIGDDEDFFELGADSLVLGRLAGAFRAGADVEIPVRQLFERSTLAGVIDYCEVAGRFPGRRSPSSEDFEC from the coding sequence GTGAACGTGCGCGACCCTGTTGCCGAAGAAGTCCTGCCCTTGTCGTCCCTCCAAGAAGGACTCTTCTTCCACGCCCAGCACGACACCCAGGGCCCCGATGTCTACCTCGTCCAATCCGGACTGGTGCTGGAAGGAGCGATCCGGGAGCAGGAGCTCCGAGCCGCATGCGACCGCGTGGTGCAGCGCCATTCCGCGTTGCGGGCGGGTTTCCTCGGCTTGTCCTCGGGACGGATCGTCCAGGTCGTGCCCGCCGCCGTCACCGTGCCGTTCGAAGTGACAGATCTCTCCCACGTTCCGGCCGCCCGGCAGCGAAGCGAGCTGACCGATCTGCTCGATCGCGACCGCCTCCGGCGGTTCGACCTCGGGAACGCTCCCGCCCTGCGATTCCTCCTGGTCCGGCTGGGGCGACGACGTGCGGCTCTGGTGCTGTCGATCCACCACATCCTGGTGGACGGCTGGTCCATGTCGGTGTTGTGGCGCGATCTCATGCGTGCGTACTCGGGGGTCGAGTCGGCGCCGCCGGCGAACTACAGTGCCTATCTGGGCTGGCTCGGCCGGCAAAACCGCACCGACGCCATCGAGGCATGGCGGTCAGCGCTGGCGGGGCTGGACGAGCCGGCGCTGGTCGTCCCCGACACGGGCGAGCGGACCGCCGCATTGCCGTCGAGGATCATCACCGAATTGCCGGCCGGCCTGACGGCCGCACTCGACCGGGAGGCACGGGCACGGCGGCTGACGCTGAACACGATCGTGCAAGGTGTCTGGGGCCTGTTGCTGTCGAACCGGCTCGGCAGGCGTGACGTCGTGTTCGGGGCGACCGTATCGGTCCGGCCGGCGGAGGTACCCGGGGTCGAGGACATGGTCGGCCTGCTGGTCACCACCGTCCCCGTCCGGGTCACCGTCGACCCGGGAGAACCGCTCACGCGGATGTTCACCCGGATCCAGCGGCAGCAGTCGGCCCTGATCGCGCACCACCACCTCGGCCTGGCGAACATCCAGCGGGCGGTCGGACTGGGGGACCTTTTCGACACGGTCATCGTGTTCGAGAGTCAGCCGGCCGGAGAGCCGGAGGTTTTCGGTGCTCTCCGAGCCACCGCGCTGCCTGACGACAGCAAGTCCGGGGTCATGCATTACCCGCTCAGTCTTGCCGTTCACCCCGGGGAACAGATGTCGTTGCACCTCAGCTTCCGGGCCGACCTGATCGACCGGGACGCCGTCGACCGGCTCGCCGCGGGACTGGTGAGCGTCATGGAAACCGTGGTGGACGATCCGGATCGCGTCGCCGGCCGGCTCGAGCGGGCGCCCGTCGGTACTGGCGCGCGGCTCGCCGGAGCCGACAGCCCGACCGTTCGTCCGGTACCCCGCACGACGCTGCCCGAACTGTTCCAGGAGCAGGCCGCCCGGACGCCCGGAGCGACCGCGGTCGTGCACAAGGGGCACACGTTGACCTACCGCGAGCTGGACCGGCGCGCGAACCGGCTCGCCCGGGTCCTTCGGCTGCGCGGCGTCGAGCGCGGACACGTCGTGGCGGTTGCCCTGCCCCGCTCCCTGGAACTGATGATCGCGTTGTACGCCGTGCACAAGGCAGGCGCCGCGTACCTGCCCGTCGATCCGGATCTCCCGGCGGAGCGGGCCGGGATCATGTGCGCCGACGCCCGGGCGACCGTCACCGTGACCGAACGAACCTACGAGGAGCTGGTGAAAGCCGTGCCCGGGCGGCTCACGCTCGGTGCCGCCGCGCCCGAGGACCCTGCTTACGTCATCTACACGTCGGGTTCTACCGGACGGCCCAAGGGGGTCGTCGTGCCCCACAGCGCGATCGTCAACAGGCTGCTGTGGATGCAGGACCACTTCGGGCTGGAGCCGGGCGAGCGGGTGCTGCACAAGACACCCGTCGGCTTCGACGTGTCCGTGTGGGAGCTCTTCTGGCCGTTGCTGGCCGGTGCCACCGTCGTTCTGGCCGATCCGGGCGGGCACACCGATCCCGCTTACCTGGCCCGGTTGATCGAGACGGAGAAGGTGACCACCGCCCACTTCGTGCCGACGATGCTGGATGCGTTCATCCGCGCACGTGAAACAACAGGGACCAGGTTGCGCCGTGTCATTTGCAGCGGTGAACAGCTCGATCGGGAGCTGGCCGGCCGCGCCCACGCCGTGCTGGGAGTCGCCCCGCACAACCTGTACGGCCCGACCGAGGCCGCCGTCGACGTGACTGCCTGGCAGTACGATCCGGGAGACCGGCGCGCCGGTGTCCCGATAGGACTGCCGATCTGGAACACGCAGGTTCACCTGCTGGACCACAACCTGCACCCGGTTCCGGCCGGGGAAACCGGCGAGCTGTACCTGGCCGGCGCAGGGCTGGCGCACGGCTACACGGGCCGGCCGGACTTGACCGCGGATCGGTTTGTGGCCTGCCCGTTCGGCGCCTCCGGTGGCCGGATGTATCGCACCGGCGACCTGGGACGCCGTGGTCCGGACGGGGCACTCGAATACCAGGGGCGGGTGGACGACCAGGTGAAGATTCGTGGCGTCCGCGTCGAACCGGACGAAGTCTCCGCCGTGCTGGCCGGCCACCCGGCGGTGCGCAGGGCACTGGTCGTCGCGCGTAAGGCGCCGACGAGCGGGAACCGGCTGGTGGCCTACGTGGTTCCGGCGGAGGCGGCTTCGGCCGATCTCCGGGGTTACCTCGAGGCACGGCTGCCTTCCTACCTGGTCCCCACGGCTTTCGTCGGTCTCGGCTCCATACCGGTGACCGCCAACGGGAAGGTGGACCGGCGCGCTCTGCCGGAGCCTGCGAAGCGTGACGGGCCGCCCCCGCGGCGCCCGCAGAACGCCGGTGAGCGAGCGCTGAGCGCAGCCTTCGCGGAGGTGCTCGGCGTTGCGGAGGTCGGGACGGGCGAAGACTTCTTCGAACTCGGCGGCGACTCGATCTCGTCGATCCACCTGGCGGTGAAGGCACGCGAAGCGGGTTTTGTGGTGACCACGCACGACATCTTCCGATATCGCACCGTCCGGGAATTGATCGTCCACGCTCGTCCCGGTGACCGTCCGCCGGATGGGGAGCCCGTCCCGGCGGCAATGGCACTCGCACCGGCGGAAGCCGAGATCCTCGACCGGCACTACCCGGAACGAGAGGCCGTCTGGCCGGTCTCCCCTTTGCAGGAGGGCCTGCTCTTCCACGCCGATTGCAGCGCCGGCGAAGTCGACGTGCACGTCGTGCAAATCGCGCTCACGCTGACGGGGGAGGTCCGTGCGGCCGACCTGCGCGCGGCGTGGCGAGCCTTGGTGCGCAGGCACGGGGCCCTGCGTGCGGCCTTCCCCCGGCTCCCGTCCGGGCGGCCGGTGCAGGTCCTGCCGAGCGGGGTGGATCCGGTCTGGAGCGAGGTCGAACTCGTCGACGATCTACCGGCCCTGCTGGCGAGTGACCGGCTGACGCCGTTCGACTTGAACTCGCCGACGCCAGCGAGGCTCATGCTCGTCCGCGAAAGCTCCGGGAAAACCACGGTCGTCCTGACCTTGCACCACATCGTCGTCGACGGGTGGTCCATCCCGACGTTGTTGCGCGATCTTTTCGCCCTCTACAAGGGAGACGAGCTGCCCGGTCCCGCTTCCTACGGCGACTACCTGGCGTGGGTGACGAGACAGGATCGGTCGTCGGCGGCCGCTGTCTGGGCGAGTGCGCTGGCCGGCCTGAACCGCGCGGCGCTCGTGGCTCCCGGCATCCGTTCCGCGGCTACCGCCGTGCTGCCGGCTCGGATTTCGACGCAGTTGCCGGTCGAAGCCTCTCGGCGGATCGCCGCGGCCGCGAGAGCCGGCGGGATCACGGTCAACACCTTGACCCAGGTGGCCTGGTCGCTGCTGCTCGCTCGGTTGCTGGACACCGAAGACGTGGTTTTCGGCGCCACGGTATCCGGGCGTTCGCCGGAAGTGCCCGCCGTCTCCGAGATCGTCGGCCTGTTGATCAACACCGTACCCGTGCGGGTGCGGATCCGGCCGGACGAGCGGCTGATCGACCTGTTGACCCGGGTTCAGGACGAACAGTCGGCGCTGGTGGCCCAGCACCATCTAGGGCTCACGGAGATCCATCGCGCGGTGGGCCGGACGGCCCTGTTCGACACAACTGTCGTATTCGAAAACTACCCCATCGACAAGTTCGGCGACTACGGGCAGGCGGGACGAAACCCGCTCGGCGAGATCGGGCTGGACCTGGGATTCGTGGAAATGGCCGCTCATGACGCCTTTCATTATCCCTTGCGCCTCATGGCAGCGTGTGATGATCGCATCTTCCTGCGGATAGATTACCGGGAAGAGTTGTTCGACGAATCTGTGCTGTGGTCGTGGATCGAGTGGCTTGTGCACGTGTTCGAGTCATTCGAAAGTGATCCGAATACGCTGATTCACCGAGTACTGCGCGCAAAGCTCGCCGGATGTCCGATGGTGCCGGCCTCGACGCCCGATCGGCCGGGTGCGGTCGGGCACGAGCCCTCGGTGCCGTCGGAGGCGGGGGTGGAACTCATGCGTCGGCTTCGCCCGATCGCCGCTGAAGTGCTCGGGCTTCCTTCGATCGGGGACGACGAAGATTTCTTCGAGTTGGGTGCGGATTCCTTGGTCCTGGGCCGCCTGGCGGGCGCGTTTCGGGCCGGAGCCGATGTGGAAATCCCGGTGCGGCAGCTGTTCGAGCGCAGCACGCTGGCGGGGGTGATCGATTACTGTGAAGTTGCCGGTCGATTTCCTGGCCGAAGGAGCCCGTCTTCTGAAGACTTCGAGTGCTAG